A region of Leishmania mexicana MHOM/GT/2001/U1103 complete genome, chromosome 8 DNA encodes the following proteins:
- a CDS encoding putative protein kinase codes for MNAATGGSPMKTLTAQEQEVPMHPPVGHHQPLSSRCSSSPEWLRKAKRVGTAARNVLCRIDVCWTVFYFVFLVCVGSISSSISYRLVSRSLTEAWHSLHENRITTVNKLIDQSMDRVDDMAGGLLTLYMKTQFLMQSEKTLSVLCALLEKYDEARNYHAFSVVSLKQLEMISCWRGSAESDAGRQLIGAISHNHTVNATYYVNRSNYMFHRPLQVSSVIPEENGSVAALVDNYATSELIEYTKAYYKGSIDSVDIRLRWLQPSSHPHLIHYNYPAGLIYRSLKLPTNVSITDCTQVHIDGARLALNTISEVKSGFLLAVFINQSLADADPLIMSNNWGQQTVHDNIIFPSSEHAPTAYLKSSNVSHPLMREALKHVDLSRMQDPGHKHSVDFRYKDSHAVITVWAYTSRYGLTLPLVYVNSQNIITGPYLRLHDTLNGVLAAVMVLVSLIFWLFVQLYFAAPLREITRLLDCSVQRGARALYRAGKHGIGALAEVRALGNAHNAAMRQLREVDAFVPAAVREELPRGSLPALLTVPIETTLAGLNVVTGSPENRVARHLSTVVYITMRPLQPPSVASHDSSRTPAPLSTQPVGHDAAAIAPPRKQRLSAMVQRAVHTVNATSSGPFATPVALGAFASVIHELAHTHRGTVLRLHPDTCILHFHAAVRAHLLPRQEKQLVNAADVDVATEQLAQQDARNAAAFALALLSWVDGQKTAEGQLELPRMPDVRALLDTSLYTCGQYRPAGSEQTMTVALGRDVLRDAGSVVERIGARIAMTEETATRVLRGGRHGSGDSGTTAVSAIPVEVLCTGRAEHDADALVLYEALCSRVSSDAALQLYVRICFDGFARMRQGDYAGALTAFCGVAAIADLDPGLMPPYLRCEVAASDATEGAVSVQVARLMRECERCVRAGVIDGFQRVPRRPPGMDAVLRDDITPLGTAPGPPVGAAASDVTAASAKPRRMASSFTAPPWYPEVRDRHVMLLKNGAVTTRVVVPTRPAWVRDNHGMYWQLACRKSDCTQPGLWTCRILALGSAGAIASANYIMYREVHPVVAKAIRDAPPGPISDALRCVTPVCGPTAQQDAAIKRLISRHQELRHPNILAPLGFSQSAEGGVVLIWEFCPGGTLRQLLARYPRVKYVTFACFGLQMLSALSHLHERGVAHGRLNLDNVMVDSNGNCRLIGEFADHALEREVFHFKPSCYLSPAMATGALPTPPCDMFCYGLLTMEAVTRQPCWRWATAAEYGEHRGSKAPSAKELEDLMATGGQRFADAVVQGRVMLNLEQLDAGPMTEHHNDTMISVCRRLLSLDPGLRPTAAQLWEENKSVLNLLGITMEEDTR; via the coding sequence ATGAATGCGGCAACAGGCGGATCGCCAATGAAGACCCTGACCGCACAAGAACAGGAGGTGCCGATGCATCCTCCAGTCGGGCACCACCAGCCACTCTCGTCCCGATGCAGCTCCTCCCCTGAATGGCTGCGCAAGGCAAAGCGTGTGGGCACCGCCGCACGCAATGTTCTCTGCCGCATCGACGTGTGCTGGACCGTTTTTTACTTTGTCTTCCTTGTCTGTGTTGgctccatcagctcctcTATATCATATCGGCTGGTGAGTCGCTCGCTGACCGAGGCGTGGCACAGCCTGCACGAAAACCGCATCACCACTGTGAACAAGCTCATTGACCAGAGCATGGACCGCGTCGATGACATGGCGGGCGGCCTTCTCACTCTCTACATGAAGACCCAGTTCCTAATGCAATCAGAAAAGACGCTCTCGgtgctgtgcgcgctgctggagaaaTACGACGAGGCGAGGAACTACCACGCCTTCTCTGTCGTCTCGctgaagcagctggagaTGATATCATGTTGGCGCGGTAGTGCTGAGTCGGACGCCGGCAGGCAGTTGATTGGGGCCATCTCGCACAACCATACAGTCAACGCCACCTACTACGTGAACCGCAGTAACTACATGTTCCACCGCCCTTTGCAGGTGAGCTCGGTTATCCCCGAAGAGaacggcagcgtcgctgctcttGTCGACAACTACGCTACAAGTGAGCTGATCGAGTACACAAAGGCATACTACAAGGGCAGCATTGACTCCGTCGACATCCGGCTAAGGTGGCTACAACCATCCTCGCATCCACACCTCATCCACTACAACTATCCTGCCGGACTAATCTACCGTAGCCTCAAGCTCCCGACCAACGTCAGTATCACCGATTGCACGCAGGTGCATATTGATGGCGCGCGGCTTGCCCTCAACACCATCAGCGAAGTCAAGTCCGGTTTCCTCTTGGCCGTCTTTATCAACCAAAGCCTCGCAGACGCCGACCCGCTCATCATGTCCAACAACTGGGGCCAGCAGACGGTGCACGACAATATTATTTTTCCTTCCAGCGAGCATGCACCCACGGCCTACCTCAAGTCTAGCAACGTCAGCCACCCACTCATGCGCGAGGCGCTCAAGCACGTCGACCTCTCGCGCATGCAAGACCCCGGTCACAAGCACAGCGTCGACTTTCGCTACAAGGACTCACACGCCGTCATCACCGTATGGGCCTACACATCGCGCTACGGTTTGACGCTGCCACTGGTGTACGTCAACTCCCAGAATATTATCACTGGCCCCTACCTGCGACTGCACGATACCCTCAATGgtgtcctcgccgccgtcatgGTGCTCGTCAGCTTGATCTTTTGGCTGTTTGTGCAGCTCTACTttgcggcaccgctgcgcgagATCACCCGGCTACTAGACTGCAGCGTGCAGCGGGGTGCGCGGGCGCTGTACCGCGCCGGAAAGCACGGCATTGGTgcgctggcggaggtgcgtgcgctgggcaacgcgcacaacgccgccatgcgccagctgcgcgaaGTCGACGCCTTCGTTCCCGCAGCCGTGCGAGAGGAGCTGCCCCGCGGCTCCCTGCCAGCGCTCCTCACTGTACCCATCGAGACAACGCTAGCCGGCCTCAATGTCGTAACGGGCTCGCCCGAGAACAGAGTCGCGCGCCACCTTTCCACCGTCGTCTACATCACTATGCGGCCGCTACAGCCACCGTCAGTGGCGTCGCACGACTCGAGCAGGACACCAGCACCTCTGTCCACGCAGCCAGTCGggcacgacgccgccgccatagCGCCACCCCGCAAGCAGCGCCTGTCAGCCATGGTGCAGCGTGCGGTACACACAGTCAACGCAACCAGCAGCGGTCCCTTCGCCACGCCGGTGGCCCTAGGCGCTTTCGCCAGCGTCATACATGAgctcgcgcacacacaccgcggCACCGTGCTCCGCCTGCACCCTGACACCTGCATCCTGCACTTCCACGCagccgtgcgcgcgcacctcctgccgcggcaggagaagcagctgGTTAACGCAGCAGATGTAGACGTGGCCACAgagcagctcgcgcagcaggaTGCACGCAACGCGGCTGCCTTTGCACTGGCTTTGCTGAGCTGGGTGGACGGGCAGAAGACGGCGGAAGGGCAGCTGGAGTTGCCACGCATGCCggacgtgcgcgcgctcctGGACACGAGTCTGTATACGTGTGGGCAGTACCGCCccgccggcagcgagcagACCATGACGGTGGCACTGGGCCGCGATGTGTTGCGCGACGCCGGTAGTGTGGTGGAACGCATCGGCGCGCGCATTGCCATGACCGAGGAGACTGCCACGCGCGTTctccgcggtggccgccatGGCAGTGGCGATAGCGGCACGACGGCGGTGAGTGCGATaccggtggaggtgctgtgcACCGGTCGCGCGGAGCACGACGCGGACGCACTGGTGCTGTACGAAGCGCTTTGCAGTCGTGTCTCCAGTGACGCCGCCTTGCAGCTATACGTGCGCATCTGCTTCGACGGATTCGCGCGCATGCGGCAGGGCGACTACGCAGGCGCGCTCACTGCCTTCTGCGGTGTCGCCGCGATCGCGGACCTGGATCCCGGGCTGATGCCGCCATACCTACGCTGTGAGGTGGCAGCTAGCGACGCTACCGAAGGCGCCGTGTCGGTGCAGGTGGCACGACTCATGCGCGAGTGCgagcgctgcgtgcgtgcaggcgTCATCGACGGCTTTCAGcgtgtgccgcggcggccaccggGAATGGACGCCGTGTTACGAGACGACATCACGCCCCtcggcacggcgccggggccGCCGgtgggcgccgctgcgagcgACGTCACCGCAGCAAGCGCCAAACCGCGAAGAATGGCGAGCAGCTTCACGGCGCCGCCATGGTACCCAGAGGTGCGCGACAGACACGTGATGCTGCTGAAGAACGGTGCTGTTACCacgcgtgtggtggtgccgaCGCGGCCCGCCTGGGTGCGCGACAACCACGGAATGTATTGGCAACTCGCGTGCAGGAAAAGCGACTGCACACAACCAGGGCTGTGGACTTGCCGCATCCTCGCGCTAGGCTCCGCCGGCGCCATCGCTTCCGCCAACTACATCATGTACCGCGAGGTGCACCCGGTGGTAGCCAAGGCCATCCGCGATGCACCGCCGGGCCCCATTAgcgatgcgctgcgctgcgttACACCCGTGTGCGGGCCCACAGCACAGCAGGACGCGGCCATTAAGCGCTTGATCTCGAGGCATCAAGAGCTGCGGCACCCCAACATTCTTGCACCGCTGGGGTTCTCACAGTCGGCGGAGGGTGGCGTGGTGCTGATCTGGGAATTCTGCCCTGGTgggacgctgcggcagctgctggctcGCTATCCGCGGGTCAAGTACGTCACCTTCGCATGCTTTGGGCTGCAGATGCTGTCTgccctctcccacctccACGAGCGTGGAGTGGCGCACGGTAGGCTAAACCTGGACAACGTCATGGTGGACTCGAATGGTAACTGCCGTTTAATCGGGGAGTTTGCGGATCATGCACTGGAGCGGGAGGTCTTCCACTTCAAGCCGTCGTGCTACCTGAGCCCTGCCATGGCCACTGGTGCCCTCCCTACGCCGCCGTGCGACATGTTCTGCTACGGGCTGCTGACGATGGAGGCAGTGACGCGGCAGCCGTGTTGGAGGTgggccaccgcagcagagTACGGAGAGCACCGTGGCTCGAAGGCACCGTCGGCGAAGGAGCTGGAAGACCTGATGGCGACAGGTGGGCAGAGGTTTGCAGATGCGGTGGTGCAGGGTCGCGTTATGCTCAACCTGGAACAACTGGATGCCGGCCCAATGACGGAGCACCATAACGACACCATGATAAGTGTGTGTCGACGGCTGCTGTCTCTGGATCCGGGGTTgcggccgacggcggcgcagctgtggGAGGAGAACAAGTCTGTCCTCAATCTCCTGGGGATCACCATGGAAGAAGACACGCGTTAG
- a CDS encoding putative tuzin, whose amino-acid sequence MEEVHLSPIADVSTRVYVRVGRTATNEDRVAGGIVGRVNSNGTLGVLMDTNNFEAQVSQDDVILVEGRSRFTQEKGYTDMVEWIRSAGVRRRADRERLCFLLYQRGWRVDKLHLLEPSDVHCMRYLRKSVRMMVLEKAEWQRDHHAEMRALLRERVKERAWRYFIQKYSGFASANWAGLGVMSVFLWNFKSYRRQQRSFQVKHAVNTLTHTDHKHSRSPAVPQQFVERAGEERWTRQILRQLDNTHPRIAVVTGFRGCGKSSLLRSAVRKEHKPALFVEVRGVEDTLTCIVKAMKVPNLESCGDYLEFITDTFTKAAKINGEPPILVVTLREGSELSRVYNESVILACDRRLCHLVYEVALESLSISNVLLPRLDFYSVPNFNVRQALQYTEHTVDAVAMQNFIETIGTNSNDIDELLAAILHRRVSIAEYTEQKLRRAMRQVETAWAGSEELRAALKKLAEAEYFVGQESGANALRDPALKEMVLYDPVSDRWVFTHKVYHTAARCCL is encoded by the coding sequence ATGGAGGAAGTTCACCTGTCCCCGATTGCCGATGTGAGCACACGAGTGTACGTGCGGGTCGGTCGCACGGCGACGAACGAAGACCGCGTCGCGGGCGGCATTGTTGGACGCGTGAACAGCAACGGCACCCTTGGCGTTCTAATGGACACTAATAACTTTGAGGCGCAGGTGTCGCAGGACGACGTGATTCTGGTGGAGGGGCGCTCCCGCTTCACGCAGGAAAAAGGCTATACGGACATGGTGGAGTGGATTCGAAGCGCcggtgtgcgccgccgcgcggaTCGCGAGCGGCTGTGCTTCTTGCTCTACCAGCGGGGCTGGCGTGTCGATAAACTGCACCTACTGGAGCCGAGCGACGTTCACTGCATGCGGTACTTGAGGAAGTCGGTGCGAATGAtggtgctggagaaggcggagtgGCAGCGCGACCACCACGCGGAgatgcgcgcgctgctgcgcgagcgtgTGAAAGAGCGCGCGTGGCGGTACTTTATTCAGAAGTACAGCGGCTTCGCCAGCGCGAACTGGGCCGGTCTCGGCGTCATGTCCGTCTTTCTCTGGAACTTTAAAAGTTACAGGCGTCAGCAACGCTCTTTCCAGGTGAAGCACGCGGTCAACACCCTCACACATACAGACCACAAGCACTCGAGAAGcccggcggtgccgcagcagttCGTCGAGCGGGCgggggaagagagatggACACGCCAAATACTCCGCCAGCTTGACAACACCCACCCTCGTATCGCCGTGGTAACTGGGTTCCGCGGGTGCGGCAAgagctcgctgctgcgctcggcGGTGCGCAAGGAGCACAAACCCGCTCTCTTTGTCGAAGTGCGTGGGGTTGAGGACACGCTCACCTGCATCGTGAAGGCGATGAAAGTGCCAAACCTGGAGTCGTGCGGGGACTATCTGGAGTTCATCACAGATACCTTTACCAAGGCGGCGAAGATCAACGGTGAGCCACCCATCTTGGTTGTCACGCTGCGAGAGGGGAGCGAGTTGTCTCGGGTGTACAACGAGTCCGTCATACTCGCTTGTGATCGCCGGCTATGTCACCTCGTTTACGAAGTTGCCTTGGAGTCGCTGTCGATTTCGAATGTGCTTCTGCCACGACTCGATTTCTACTCAGTGCCGAACTTCAACGTTCGGCAGGCGCTCCAGTACACCGAACACACGGTggacgcggtggcgatgcAGAATTTCATTGAAACGATAGGGACGAACAGCAACGACATTGACGAACTGCTGGCAGCCATTCTGCACCGCAGGGTCTCGATAGCGGAGTACACCGAGCAGAAGCTGCGGAGGGCAATGCGGCAGGTCGAGACCGCTTGGGCCGGCTCCGAGGAGCTGAGGGCTGCACTGAAGAAGCTGGCTGAGGCGGAGTACTTCGTCGGACAGGAGAGTGGCGCCAACGCGCTGCGCGATccggcgctgaaggagatgGTGTTGTACGACCCGGTGAGCGATCGATGGGTGTTTACCCACAAGGTCTACCACACCGCAGCGCGCTGTTGTCTGTAG
- a CDS encoding putative tuzin, protein MLSRPTRRCLLTAVSSVPSTTAATSSGGVSRESDASAVRRSTFVQPGLEGLRIAAYAPTEPGVPSSRRRLPVAIGHVVSQLSSLVFAVDFDESPPPPSVSLGSRVYVAYEREDEDPTSQQGDGGVGGAPSRVFLVGGLVVRVNPNGTLGVLLDHNKVDLAVPPEKIAVSEGVCKFLNHYKYLRVVEWVRSAGLSETDDVESTACILYHRGWRAERLYLIEASDIRSMTHLSQCARMSLMEKAEWQRDHHRQMRNIHRERVKERDRRYMSAKYAGILSASVAFCGAFSLFGWNYRNYLTHQRSYQMRFAVKTLCKKVPPGSATTIGAPPAATGAETSTSSSSAHRLSKHVRRVVQERWIRQVFHRLDTAHPRIVVITGYFGCGKSSLCSTAIHEEGMAGVFVDVRNKEDTLRSIIKALGVPHVEACGDPLDFISEACYKAKSITNGKTPVIVLKLREGDSLTHVYNEALTLACDRRACHIVVEVPLESLTTTNTLLPRLDFYTVPNFSRSQAYEYIQHRLDALGMEVFLSTVGTNSNDLDELLAAAHQHHVSPTEYTNEKLFKAMRRLQTAWGDDAQLKAAVKRLAQLPYDEGRHEGLDDSSFSHPSLRDVIFYNSVQDVWLFKSQVLHTAASCLL, encoded by the coding sequence ATGTTGAGCCGGCCAACGCGTCGCTGCCTGCTCACGGCAGTGTCCTCCGTGCCGAGCACTACTGCCGCCACCTCTTCGGGCGGCGTGTCGCGTGAGTCGGAtgcgtcggcggtgaggcggtCGACTTTTGTCCAACCGGGGCTGGAGGGGCTGCGCATCGCTGCGTACGCGCCTACTGAGCCAGgcgtgccgtcgtcgcggcgcCGGCTTCCCGTGGCCATTGGTCACGTCGTCTCGCAGCTGTCGTCCCTTGTGTTCGCAGTAGACTTCGATGAAagtccaccaccgccctccgTGTCGCTAGGATCGCGCGTCTATGTGGCCTACGAGCGGGAGGATGAGGACCCGACCTCGCAGCAGGGCGATGGAGGCGTGGGCGGTGCGCCGAGTCGCGTCTTCCTGGTGGGCGGCCTCGTCGTGCGAGTGAACCCTAATGGCACCTTGGGTGTCCTGCTGGACCACAACAAGGTGGATCTGGCGGTCCCACCGGAAAAGATAGCTGTGTCGGAGGGCGTGTGCAAATTCCTCAATCACTACAAGTACCTGCGGGTTGTGGAGTGGGTGCGCTCTGCCGGGCTCTCGGAGACGGACGACGTGGAGAGCACCGCGTGCATCCTGTACCACCGCGGCTGGCGGGCGGAGCGTCTGTACTTGATCGAGGCTTCTGACATCCGCAGCATGACGCACCTGTCCCAGTGCGCCCGCATGTCGCTCATGGAGAAAGCAGAGTGGCAGCGTGATCACCACCGTCAGATGCGCAACATTCACAGGGAGCGTGTGAAGGAGCGGGACCGACGGTACATGTCTGCCAAGTACGCCGGCATCctctccgccagcgtcgcctTCTGCGGCGCCTTCTCGCTCTTCGGGTGGAACTACAGGAACTACCTGACGCACCAGCGCTCCTACCAGATGCGCTTTGCGGTGAAAACGCTCTGCAAGAAGGTGCCTCCAGGAAGTGCAACCACCAtcggcgcgccgccagcagcgacgggtgCGGAGACATcgacgtcgtcctcctcggcacaCCGCCTGTCGAAACACGTTCGCCGGGTGGTGCAGGAGCGATGGATTCGACAGGTATTTCACCGACTCGATACAGCGCACCCTCGTATCGTGGTTATCACCGGGTACTTTGGATGTGGAAAGAGTTCGCTGTGCAGCACTGCCATTCACGAGGAAGGCATGGCCGGCGTCTTCGTGGATGTGCGCAACAAGGAGGACACACTGCGCAGCATCATCAAGGCTCTTGGTGTGCCGCACGTTGAGGCCTGCGGCGACCCCCTCGACTTCATCTCGGAAGCCTGCTACAAGGCCAAGTCCATCACAAATGGAAAGACACCCGTGATTGTCCTGAAGCTGCGTGAGGGGGATAGCCTGACGCATGTATACAACGAGGCGCTGACGTTGGCGTGCGATCGCCGCGCGTGCCACATCGTGGTTGAGGTGCCGCTTGAGTCGCTGACCACGACTAACACGTTGCTGCCGCGGTTGGATTTCTACACAGTCCCCAACTTCAGCCGCTCGCAGGCGTACGAGTACATTCAACATCGCCTCGACGCTCTCGGCATGGAGGTGTTTCTGAGCACCGTGGGCACGAACAGCAACGACTTGGATGAGCTGCTTGCTGCCGCACATCAGCACCATGTATCGCCGACGGAGTACACGAACGAAAAGCTTTTCAAGGCGATGCGCCGGCTGCAGACAGCGTGGGGCGACGATGCGCAGCTCAAGGCGGCTGTGAAGCGTCTGGCGCAGTTGCCATACGATGAAGGTCGACACGAGGGTCTTGACGACAGCAGTTTCAGTCACCCATCACTGCGCGATGTGATCTTTTACAATTCTGTGCAGGATGTTTGGCTCTTCAAGAGCCAAGTGctgcacaccgccgcctcctgcttgCTATGA